From the Vibrio metoecus genome, one window contains:
- a CDS encoding N-acetylmannosamine kinase: MRTLAIDIGGTKIALAIVEEGTIIQRYQIATPVVQDVTKFVQAILEKVTEWLPSIDYVGVSTTGYVTPEGITSINPETLNFPVPFPLAQTLEQLTNKPVSILNDAQAAAWFEFVQLKNPSLNMAFITVSTGVGGGIIIDGKLHKGNSGLAGHIGHMSVAIEGPLCGCGQRGCVESMASGNAIQKESETTFTETMSNVELFKQAAFNPKAEAIINRSVQAVATLCCNLKACLDLDIIVLGGGIGLAEGYLERLNKAIQSRPSVFHIPVIPAHGDYDACLLGAAFQFKE, translated from the coding sequence ATGCGCACACTAGCCATCGATATCGGCGGAACAAAAATAGCATTAGCGATTGTAGAAGAAGGTACGATCATACAGCGTTACCAGATAGCAACGCCTGTGGTGCAGGACGTCACCAAGTTTGTTCAAGCGATTCTCGAAAAGGTCACTGAATGGCTCCCTTCTATCGATTATGTAGGCGTATCAACAACAGGTTATGTAACGCCAGAAGGCATCACATCGATAAATCCAGAGACTCTTAATTTCCCTGTACCTTTTCCATTAGCTCAAACGCTAGAACAACTCACTAATAAACCAGTCTCCATTCTTAATGATGCACAGGCCGCGGCATGGTTTGAATTTGTGCAGTTAAAAAATCCTAGCTTAAATATGGCTTTTATTACGGTTTCAACAGGGGTTGGTGGCGGAATCATCATTGATGGCAAGCTTCACAAAGGAAACAGCGGTTTAGCGGGACACATAGGTCACATGTCGGTGGCCATTGAAGGTCCATTATGCGGATGTGGTCAGCGAGGTTGTGTTGAGTCCATGGCTTCAGGTAACGCGATTCAAAAAGAGAGCGAAACCACTTTTACCGAGACAATGAGCAATGTTGAGTTATTTAAGCAAGCAGCGTTCAACCCGAAAGCAGAAGCGATCATCAATCGAAGTGTGCAAGCAGTAGCCACATTATGCTGTAATCTTAAAGCATGCTTAGATCTGGATATTATTGTTTTGGGTGGTGGAATTGGTCTCGCAGAGGGCTACCTTGAACGCCTCAACAAAGCTATTCAATCTAGGCCATCCGTATTTCACATCCCTGTCATTCCTGCTCATGGCGATTATGATGCTTGCCTACTCGGAGCAGCATTTCAGTTTAAGGAGTAA
- a CDS encoding putative N-acetylmannosamine-6-phosphate 2-epimerase has translation MRPVVRKNFLNIEELKRFLNGQTVVSIQPVTGSPLDKTDFIVAMAIAVEQAGAKALRIEGVNNVAAVSAAVTIPIIGIVKRDLPDSPIRITPFVSDVDGLANAGATVIAFDATDRTRPESRERIAQAIKNTGCFAMADCSTFEDGLWANSQGVEIVGSTLSGYVGDIEPTVPDFQLVKAFSEAGFFTMAEGRYNTPELAAKAIESGAVAVTVGSALTRLEVVTQWFNNATQAAGERKCAH, from the coding sequence ATGAGGCCCGTCGTGAGAAAGAATTTTTTGAATATCGAAGAGTTAAAGCGATTTTTAAACGGCCAAACTGTCGTTTCCATACAACCTGTAACAGGCAGCCCACTCGATAAAACAGATTTCATTGTGGCGATGGCGATCGCCGTCGAACAAGCGGGTGCAAAAGCGCTGCGCATTGAAGGTGTGAATAACGTGGCTGCTGTATCCGCCGCAGTAACAATTCCGATTATAGGTATCGTTAAGCGTGACTTGCCTGATAGCCCAATTCGAATCACTCCTTTTGTTTCAGATGTTGATGGCTTAGCAAATGCTGGCGCAACGGTCATTGCTTTTGATGCCACCGATAGAACACGCCCTGAAAGTCGAGAACGTATTGCGCAAGCAATCAAAAACACGGGATGTTTTGCGATGGCCGATTGCTCCACATTCGAGGATGGATTATGGGCTAACTCACAAGGTGTTGAAATTGTTGGATCAACACTGTCAGGCTATGTCGGAGATATTGAGCCCACGGTTCCAGATTTCCAACTTGTGAAAGCGTTTTCTGAAGCCGGCTTTTTTACCATGGCGGAAGGTCGATACAATACGCCTGAGTTAGCAGCGAAAGCTATTGAGTCTGGTGCGGTTGCCGTAACGGTTGGTTCTGCATTGACTCGATTAGAAGTGGTTACTCAATGGTTCAATAACGCAACCCAAGCTGCGGGAGAAAGGAAATGCGCACACTAG
- the siaP gene encoding sialic acid TRAP transporter solute-binding subunit SiaP has translation MKTINKITIAILTLSAAASVNAATTLKMGMQASVGSVEYNSAKMLADTLEEMSQGEIKLALYPSAQLGDDRAMLQQLTLGDLDITYAEFGRMGLWIPRAEAVMLPYVAKDFDHLRRMFESDFGQGVRDEMLQKFNWRALDTWYNGTRETTSNRPLNSIEDFKGLKLRVPNAKQNLNYAKLSGASPTPMSFSEVYLALQTNAVDGQENPLPTIKTMKFYEVQKNLAMTHHIVNDQMVIISESTWQKLSDVDKDIIQKAVQKVGDAHTQTVKTQEAELVSFFKSEGINVTYPDLEPFREAMQPLYKEFDSNIGQPIVSKLAAM, from the coding sequence ATGAAAACCATTAATAAGATTACTATCGCAATACTTACTTTGAGTGCTGCTGCTTCTGTCAATGCTGCGACGACTTTAAAGATGGGGATGCAAGCTTCTGTGGGGTCTGTAGAGTATAACTCGGCAAAAATGCTTGCCGACACATTAGAAGAAATGAGTCAAGGAGAGATCAAACTCGCTTTGTACCCAAGCGCCCAGCTTGGTGATGATCGTGCCATGCTTCAGCAATTGACGCTGGGAGATCTCGATATAACTTATGCTGAGTTTGGTCGTATGGGGCTTTGGATACCGCGAGCAGAAGCGGTCATGCTCCCTTATGTTGCGAAAGATTTTGACCATTTACGCCGCATGTTTGAATCTGACTTTGGTCAAGGTGTTCGTGATGAAATGCTCCAGAAGTTCAACTGGCGTGCTTTGGACACTTGGTATAACGGTACCCGTGAAACCACTTCAAACCGTCCCCTCAATTCGATTGAAGATTTTAAAGGGTTAAAACTTCGAGTCCCGAATGCTAAGCAAAACCTCAATTACGCAAAGCTGTCTGGTGCCTCGCCAACCCCCATGTCATTCTCTGAAGTTTATTTAGCGCTGCAGACCAATGCCGTAGATGGGCAAGAAAACCCGCTACCAACAATTAAAACAATGAAGTTCTATGAAGTTCAAAAGAACTTAGCCATGACACATCATATTGTTAACGATCAAATGGTGATCATTTCAGAATCTACTTGGCAGAAGCTTTCTGATGTGGATAAAGACATCATTCAGAAAGCCGTGCAGAAAGTGGGAGATGCTCATACACAGACCGTTAAAACTCAAGAGGCAGAATTGGTCTCCTTCTTCAAGAGTGAAGGTATCAACGTGACTTACCCAGATCTGGAGCCATTCCGAGAAGCGATGCAACCACTTTACAAGGAGTTTGACAGTAACATCGGTCAGCCGATTGTGTCGAAATTGGCAGCAATGTAA
- the siaQ gene encoding sialic acid TRAP transporter small permease SiaQ, translating to MEFKMLRKIINNIEEIITVPLMAALLAVLTWQIGTRWLLNDPSLWSEELARLLFMYMCLVGCAIAIKRSSHVNITFFSDKLPEKARLSLVLSLEIAVLVSIGAIIVLGYQHAQRNAFFELITLGISSSWMNYSLPVGGVFMVFRQLEKIFNLMKLLLGVSSSASLIDQQVTER from the coding sequence ATGGAGTTTAAGATGTTACGTAAGATAATTAATAATATTGAAGAAATCATTACTGTGCCTCTAATGGCGGCCTTGCTTGCTGTTTTGACTTGGCAAATTGGTACCCGTTGGCTTCTCAATGATCCTTCTTTGTGGAGTGAAGAGCTTGCCCGATTACTCTTCATGTATATGTGTTTAGTGGGATGTGCTATCGCCATTAAACGAAGTTCTCACGTCAATATCACTTTTTTCTCTGACAAACTTCCTGAAAAGGCGCGCTTGTCTTTAGTCCTATCGTTAGAGATTGCCGTGCTGGTTTCTATTGGTGCAATCATTGTGCTCGGCTATCAACATGCCCAGCGTAATGCATTCTTTGAATTGATCACATTAGGGATATCGAGTAGCTGGATGAATTATAGCTTACCTGTGGGTGGCGTGTTTATGGTGTTTAGACAACTCGAAAAAATCTTTAACCTTATGAAGCTGCTACTGGGTGTTAGCTCATCTGCTTCATTAATTGATCAGCAAGTAACGGAGAGGTAG
- the siaM gene encoding sialic acid TRAP transporter large permease SiaM: MVGSIFGWLGLLFAGMPVGFSLIFVALAFLILTNSTGINFAAQQMLGGIDNFTLLAVPFFVLTGHLMNSAGITERIFNFAKSLVGHITGSLGHVNIMASLLFSGMSGSALADAGGLGQLEIKSMRDAKYHDDFAGGLTAASCIIGPLVPPSVPLVIYGVVSNTSIGALFLAGAIPGLLCCIALMVMSYFICKKRGYMTLPKASRREQFKSLKEAFLSLLTPVIIIGGIFSGKFTPTEAAAVSSLYALFLGTVVYNTLTLHGFIEILKETVNTTAVVALMVMGVTVFGWIVAREQLPQMLADYFLTISDNPLVLLLLINLLLLFLGTFIESLALLLLLVPFLVPVASAVGIDPVHFGVMAILNLMIGILTPPMGMALYVVSRVGDIPFHTLTRGVLPLLVPLFIVLALVAVFPQFTLLLPELFLGYGQ; this comes from the coding sequence ATGGTTGGTTCAATTTTTGGTTGGTTAGGATTGTTATTTGCGGGCATGCCAGTAGGTTTTTCACTTATTTTTGTTGCATTAGCTTTTCTCATTCTCACCAATAGTACAGGGATTAATTTTGCGGCTCAGCAAATGCTGGGTGGGATCGACAACTTCACGTTGCTAGCCGTTCCATTTTTTGTGTTAACTGGCCATCTAATGAATAGTGCCGGTATTACAGAAAGAATCTTCAACTTCGCGAAGTCTCTCGTTGGCCATATTACGGGCAGCTTGGGTCATGTAAATATCATGGCAAGCTTGTTGTTCTCTGGAATGTCAGGCTCAGCATTGGCAGATGCAGGTGGGTTAGGTCAGCTTGAAATCAAATCCATGCGTGATGCGAAGTATCACGATGATTTCGCGGGCGGTCTGACAGCGGCATCTTGCATCATTGGTCCTCTGGTGCCGCCATCAGTACCACTAGTCATATACGGTGTGGTTTCCAATACCTCTATTGGCGCATTATTTTTAGCGGGTGCGATACCTGGTTTGCTGTGTTGTATTGCCTTGATGGTGATGAGTTATTTTATCTGCAAAAAGCGCGGATATATGACATTGCCTAAAGCGAGTAGACGTGAGCAATTTAAATCACTTAAAGAAGCATTTTTATCGTTGCTGACGCCAGTTATTATCATTGGTGGGATCTTCTCTGGTAAATTTACGCCAACTGAAGCGGCTGCTGTTTCATCTCTCTACGCACTATTTTTAGGTACAGTTGTTTATAACACGCTCACGTTACATGGTTTCATCGAAATTCTGAAAGAAACGGTCAATACCACAGCCGTGGTTGCTCTGATGGTTATGGGCGTGACTGTTTTTGGGTGGATTGTGGCTCGCGAACAGTTACCACAGATGTTGGCTGATTATTTCTTAACAATCAGTGATAACCCACTCGTACTGCTTCTGTTGATCAACTTGTTGCTCCTCTTCTTGGGTACGTTTATTGAGTCATTGGCCTTGCTGTTGCTGCTAGTTCCATTCTTGGTGCCAGTGGCTTCAGCGGTGGGTATCGATCCTGTTCACTTCGGTGTTATGGCGATTCTTAACCTAATGATCGGCATTCTTACCCCTCCAATGGGAATGGCTTTATACGTGGTTTCTCGAGTCGGAGATATTCCATTCCATACGCTTACGCGTGGTGTTTTACCACTACTGGTGCCGTTATTCATCGTATTGGCGCTGGTGGCTGTATTCCCTCAATTTACTCTGCTGCTACCGGAATTATTCCTCGGATACGGACAGTAG